The following proteins are encoded in a genomic region of Saccharopolyspora antimicrobica:
- a CDS encoding PadR family transcriptional regulator produces the protein MRNLTTLGLAVLRLLDEKPRHPYEVRQCMREQGIDHLIKVTHGALYHAFDVLAKAEFIEPVETTREGKRPERTVYAITDDGREIAAGRLRELLSTLESEYPTYGAALAFMSLLTTDDAAAQLERRAVLLESELASVTTSSDALLKRGVEAVHIVELRHLQAHLRADLELTRAIVDDIREGRLHWQAGRRAAE, from the coding sequence ATGCGCAACCTCACGACACTCGGGCTGGCCGTCCTGCGCCTGCTCGACGAGAAGCCCCGGCACCCGTACGAAGTACGGCAGTGCATGCGGGAGCAGGGCATCGACCACTTGATCAAGGTCACGCACGGCGCGCTGTACCACGCCTTCGACGTGCTCGCGAAGGCCGAGTTCATCGAACCGGTGGAGACCACCAGGGAGGGCAAGCGGCCCGAGCGGACGGTCTACGCGATCACCGACGACGGCCGGGAGATCGCCGCCGGACGCCTGCGCGAACTGCTCTCCACGCTCGAATCCGAGTACCCGACCTACGGCGCGGCGCTGGCCTTCATGTCGCTGCTGACCACCGACGACGCCGCCGCGCAGCTGGAGCGGCGGGCGGTGCTGCTGGAGTCCGAGCTGGCCTCGGTGACGACCAGCAGCGACGCGCTGCTCAAGCGCGGTGTGGAGGCGGTCCACATCGTCGAACTCCGGCACCTGCAAGCACATCTGCGCGCCGACCTGGAGCTGACGCGCGCCATAGTCGACGACATCCGCGAGGGCCGCCTGCACTGGCAGGCCGGCCGGCGCGCGGCCGAGTAG
- a CDS encoding GNAT family N-acetyltransferase yields MLRGNKVALRARHADDIPILHADLHDDVVNASRAAVGPWRPIPVGSEHSQFVVDEKKEQNVHFSVVSLDSDELVGTATLWGIDTHSRSAHVGLGLLSTARGKGYGTDVVAVLCHYGFAQRGLNRLQIETLADNAAMLRAAERNGFTREGVTRSSAWVMGEFVDEVLFGLLVDEWKAASDN; encoded by the coding sequence ATGCTCAGGGGAAACAAGGTCGCGCTCAGGGCCCGGCACGCGGACGACATCCCGATCCTGCACGCCGATCTGCACGACGACGTGGTCAACGCCTCGCGGGCCGCGGTCGGGCCGTGGCGGCCGATCCCGGTCGGGTCGGAGCACTCGCAGTTCGTGGTGGACGAGAAGAAGGAGCAGAACGTCCACTTCTCCGTCGTCTCGCTGGACAGCGACGAGCTGGTCGGCACCGCGACGCTGTGGGGCATCGACACGCACAGCCGGTCCGCGCACGTCGGGCTCGGCCTGCTGTCCACCGCCCGCGGCAAGGGCTACGGCACCGACGTGGTCGCGGTGCTGTGCCACTACGGTTTCGCCCAGCGCGGCCTGAACCGGCTGCAGATCGAGACGTTGGCGGACAACGCCGCGATGCTGCGCGCCGCCGAGCGCAACGGCTTCACCCGCGAGGGCGTGACGCGCTCCTCGGCCTGGGTGATGGGCGAGTTCGTGGACGAGGTCCTGTTCGGTCTCCTCGTCGACGAGTGGAAGGCCGCCTCGGACAACTAG
- a CDS encoding UbiA family prenyltransferase, producing the protein MRDRWAAARRILWAHVQTWRPYTLCYPVLVGVAGAGAGGAAGLAAFVVAGCGVALGWLAGHYLGDYFDRELDRIAKPQRPIPSGRLAAKTALACGIGLAVAAAVLLAWVNWRTLVLVVLALAGIVAYSRFCKARGFSGNLVRGLITALGFLIGAMVAAPLPGWPAVAFSAVFLLHDAASNLVGTLRDVDGDRAAGYRSVPVRSGVRYAAGLAVSLYVAAILIAAIGLLLPHRPGFPVLLGVAACVGLVAVLPLPFLAPNLGQARALRAHEFLVAERLVLAGAVLARTAPAAVVVPLLALVLVFSLWTQAVMRSRHEIPADDMEVQPT; encoded by the coding sequence ATGCGCGACCGATGGGCGGCAGCGCGCCGGATCCTGTGGGCGCACGTGCAGACCTGGCGGCCGTACACGCTGTGCTACCCGGTGCTGGTGGGCGTCGCAGGCGCCGGTGCCGGTGGTGCTGCCGGACTCGCCGCGTTCGTCGTCGCCGGGTGCGGGGTCGCGCTCGGCTGGCTGGCCGGGCACTACCTCGGTGACTACTTCGACCGCGAGCTGGACCGGATCGCCAAGCCGCAGCGCCCGATCCCGTCCGGGAGGCTGGCGGCGAAGACCGCGCTCGCCTGCGGCATCGGGCTAGCGGTCGCTGCCGCGGTGCTGCTGGCGTGGGTGAACTGGCGGACGCTCGTGCTGGTCGTGCTGGCACTGGCCGGCATCGTGGCCTACAGCAGGTTCTGCAAGGCGCGCGGCTTCTCCGGGAACCTGGTGCGCGGCCTGATCACCGCGCTGGGCTTCCTGATCGGCGCGATGGTGGCGGCACCGCTGCCCGGCTGGCCCGCGGTCGCGTTCTCCGCGGTGTTCCTGCTGCACGACGCGGCGTCGAACCTCGTGGGCACGCTGCGCGACGTGGACGGCGACCGTGCCGCCGGCTACCGGTCGGTGCCCGTGCGCAGCGGAGTCCGCTACGCCGCCGGGCTGGCGGTGTCCCTGTACGTCGCAGCGATCCTCATCGCCGCGATCGGTCTCCTGCTGCCGCACCGGCCCGGCTTCCCGGTGCTGCTGGGCGTGGCGGCCTGCGTCGGTCTGGTCGCGGTCCTGCCGCTGCCGTTCCTGGCGCCGAACCTCGGGCAGGCCCGCGCGTTGCGGGCGCACGAATTCCTGGTCGCCGAACGCCTCGTCCTCGCCGGCGCGGTCCTGGCCCGCACCGCGCCCGCCGCCGTGGTCGTGCCGCTGCTCGCCCTGGTGCTCGTCTTCAGCCTGTGGACGCAGGCCGTGATGCGGTCGCGGCACGAGATCCCCGCCGATGACATGGAGGTCCAGCCGACGTGA
- a CDS encoding alpha/beta hydrolase codes for MWDSAALDREFSPSLLAPGFEDVLRTYAERSAEARSACPGFRTLSYGEHPDEVLDHFPAREPGSPLHVFIHGGHWQELSKDESSFAALDFLARGHGFAALNYGLAPRRSLEEIVGSAHRALCWIRDNAAALGTRPDAVHASGSSAGAHLLAMACCLDDRAPGNRPPLASACLISGTYDLEPLRHSYVNDALGLDEQRARALSPLHELPCRVRRLVLARGERETGEYIRQHQLFSAAARRAGHQVTDVVVAGTNHFDVVFGLADPAGPLGAAVLADAGPRPAG; via the coding sequence ATGTGGGATTCCGCAGCGCTCGATCGGGAGTTCTCGCCCAGCCTCCTCGCGCCCGGTTTCGAGGACGTCCTCCGCACTTATGCCGAACGCAGTGCCGAGGCCCGTTCGGCGTGCCCGGGATTCCGGACGCTGTCCTACGGAGAGCACCCGGACGAGGTGCTGGACCACTTTCCCGCGCGGGAACCCGGTTCCCCGCTGCACGTCTTCATCCACGGTGGTCATTGGCAGGAGCTCAGCAAGGACGAATCGTCCTTCGCCGCGCTGGACTTCCTCGCCCGCGGGCACGGTTTCGCCGCGCTGAACTACGGACTCGCCCCGCGGCGTTCCCTGGAGGAGATCGTCGGCTCGGCGCACCGGGCCTTGTGCTGGATCCGCGACAACGCCGCAGCGCTGGGAACCCGGCCGGATGCGGTGCACGCCAGCGGGAGCTCGGCAGGCGCGCACCTGCTCGCGATGGCGTGCTGCCTGGACGACCGAGCACCGGGGAATCGACCGCCCCTCGCGTCGGCCTGCCTGATCAGCGGCACCTACGACCTCGAACCGCTCCGGCACAGCTACGTCAACGATGCGCTCGGCCTCGATGAGCAGCGGGCCCGTGCGCTCAGCCCGCTGCACGAGCTGCCCTGCAGGGTCCGCCGCCTGGTGCTCGCGCGGGGCGAGCGCGAGACCGGGGAGTACATCCGCCAGCACCAGCTCTTCAGCGCCGCCGCGCGGCGGGCGGGCCACCAGGTGACGGATGTCGTGGTGGCCGGAACGAACCACTTCGACGTCGTGTTCGGCCTGGCGGACCCGGCTGGCCCGCTGGGAGCAGCCGTGCTCGCCGACGCCGGGCCGCGACCGGCGGGCTGA
- a CDS encoding PEP-utilizing enzyme, which produces MICRYFHYKRAMLAEADRLVEAGVLRDREDIFYLRFEELREVVRTGEVDHRLIRERAEAFGGYQALVPPRVLTSDGEAVTGSYRRQDVPAGALVGLPVSTGIVEGRARVVLDVAEADLEAGDILATTSTDPSWSPVFVTIAGLVTEVGGLMTHGAVVAREYGLPAVVGVERATRSIRDGQRIRVNGTNGYVEVLAD; this is translated from the coding sequence ATGATCTGCCGCTACTTCCACTACAAGCGGGCGATGCTGGCCGAGGCCGATCGCCTCGTGGAGGCCGGTGTGCTCCGCGACCGCGAGGACATCTTCTACCTCCGGTTCGAGGAACTCCGCGAGGTCGTGCGCACCGGCGAGGTCGACCACCGGCTCATCCGCGAGCGCGCGGAGGCGTTCGGCGGCTACCAGGCGCTCGTGCCGCCCCGGGTGCTCACCTCGGACGGCGAGGCGGTGACCGGCTCCTACCGCCGTCAGGACGTGCCCGCCGGTGCCCTCGTCGGCCTCCCGGTCTCCACCGGGATCGTGGAAGGGCGCGCCCGCGTCGTGCTGGACGTCGCCGAGGCCGATCTCGAAGCCGGCGACATCCTGGCCACCACCAGCACCGATCCCAGCTGGTCTCCGGTGTTCGTCACGATCGCCGGCCTGGTGACGGAGGTCGGCGGGCTGATGACCCACGGCGCGGTGGTCGCCCGGGAGTACGGCTTGCCCGCGGTGGTCGGGGTGGAACGGGCGACCCGGTCGATCCGGGACGGGCAGCGCATCCGCGTCAACGGCACGAACGGATACGTGGAAGTCCTGGCCGATTAG
- a CDS encoding TauD/TfdA dioxygenase family protein yields MTEFDVRPVSGALGAEVRGLDLEELTEESFGRLHELLMENLVLFFPEAGELSPEAHKNFGRFLGELEVHPFLPKLDGHEEIVVLDSDQGAKADVWHTDVTFNASPPIASVLQIVHCPPRGGDTMWSNQYLAYENLSAPLRDLLDGLTAVHAFVHPNGTQFEAEHPVVRVHPVTGRRSLYVNRMFTMNIPQLRRAESDVLLAHLFAVAERPENICRFRWTQGAVAVWDNRATQHYAVNDYTERRIGRRVTILGDDPKGDEPRWPHLAEAGTAADHRAQPKSRA; encoded by the coding sequence ATGACCGAATTCGACGTCCGCCCGGTTTCCGGAGCGCTGGGCGCCGAGGTGCGCGGCCTGGATCTGGAGGAGCTGACCGAGGAGTCCTTCGGGCGACTGCACGAACTGCTCATGGAGAACCTCGTGCTCTTCTTCCCGGAGGCCGGTGAGCTCTCCCCCGAGGCGCACAAGAACTTCGGCCGGTTCCTGGGCGAGCTGGAGGTGCACCCCTTCCTGCCCAAGCTCGACGGGCACGAGGAGATCGTGGTGCTCGACTCCGACCAGGGCGCGAAGGCCGACGTCTGGCACACCGACGTCACCTTCAACGCCAGCCCGCCGATCGCCTCCGTCCTGCAGATCGTGCACTGCCCGCCGCGCGGCGGCGACACGATGTGGAGCAACCAGTACCTGGCCTACGAGAACCTCTCCGCGCCGCTGCGGGATCTCCTGGACGGGCTCACCGCCGTGCACGCCTTCGTGCACCCGAACGGCACCCAGTTCGAGGCCGAGCACCCGGTGGTGCGGGTGCACCCGGTGACCGGCAGGCGATCGCTGTACGTCAACCGGATGTTCACCATGAACATCCCGCAGCTGCGCCGGGCGGAGAGCGACGTGCTGCTGGCGCACCTGTTCGCGGTGGCGGAGCGGCCGGAGAACATCTGCCGCTTCCGCTGGACGCAGGGCGCGGTGGCCGTGTGGGACAACCGGGCCACCCAGCACTACGCGGTCAACGACTACACCGAACGCCGGATCGGCCGCCGCGTGACGATCCTGGGCGACGACCCGAAGGGCGACGAACCGCGCTGGCCGCACCTGGCCGAGGCCGGCACCGCCGCCGATCACCGCGCGCAGCCCAAGTCCCGGGCCTGA
- a CDS encoding aminotransferase class I/II-fold pyridoxal phosphate-dependent enzyme: MSLNENFAAPLPGVHEAIVDGADRVNLTLDAMSSGLTRAIAGHHGVDPARVFVGPGSGALLQQFLNALAAGGEVVHAWPSFEMYPLMVRSAGAEAVPVPLRDDTHDLAAMADAVTDRTKVVLLCNPNNPTGTVFGDAELRELLDRLPEHVLVLIDEAYVDFADRSATADGLRLAAEDSRVCVVRTFSKSHGLLGLRVGYLVAGEAVVTALRPGSYFFRVSTVAQDAALAALRAEEVMRKQCAEVAAERDRVGEQLRALGLAVPRSHGNFHWLPLGADNDAFVRFCAAGGVEVRTLGDGAGVRVTVGTPEANEALLDLTRRFLDGERQSTERA, translated from the coding sequence TTGTCCCTGAACGAGAACTTCGCGGCCCCGCTGCCGGGAGTCCACGAGGCCATTGTGGACGGTGCCGACCGGGTCAACCTGACGCTCGACGCGATGTCCAGCGGGTTGACGCGGGCCATCGCCGGACATCACGGCGTCGATCCCGCGCGGGTGTTTGTCGGTCCCGGTTCGGGAGCGCTCCTGCAGCAGTTCCTCAACGCGCTGGCGGCGGGCGGCGAGGTCGTGCACGCGTGGCCGTCGTTCGAGATGTATCCGCTGATGGTGCGCTCCGCGGGTGCCGAGGCCGTGCCCGTCCCGCTCCGCGACGACACCCACGACCTCGCGGCGATGGCCGACGCCGTCACCGACCGGACCAAGGTCGTGCTGCTGTGCAACCCGAACAACCCCACCGGCACCGTGTTCGGCGACGCCGAGCTGCGGGAGCTCCTGGACCGCCTGCCCGAGCACGTGCTGGTGCTGATCGACGAGGCGTACGTGGACTTCGCCGACCGCTCCGCGACCGCCGACGGCCTCCGGCTCGCCGCCGAGGACTCACGCGTGTGCGTGGTGCGCACCTTCTCCAAGTCCCACGGGCTGCTGGGGCTCCGGGTCGGCTACCTCGTCGCCGGTGAAGCCGTGGTCACCGCGCTCCGGCCCGGTTCGTACTTCTTCCGGGTCAGCACCGTGGCGCAGGACGCCGCGCTCGCCGCGCTGCGGGCCGAGGAGGTCATGCGCAAGCAGTGCGCGGAGGTCGCCGCCGAACGCGACCGCGTCGGCGAGCAGCTGCGCGCGCTCGGCCTGGCGGTTCCCCGCAGCCACGGCAACTTCCACTGGTTACCGCTCGGTGCGGACAACGACGCGTTCGTGCGCTTCTGCGCGGCCGGTGGCGTCGAGGTGCGGACGCTCGGCGACGGCGCCGGGGTCCGGGTCACGGTCGGCACGCCCGAGGCCAACGAAGCGCTGCTCGACCTGACCCGGCGCTTCCTCGACGGCGAACGCCAGTCCACCGAGCGGGCCTGA
- a CDS encoding SAM-dependent methyltransferase, with translation MSILDPVPALPASVDTTQPSAARAYDYFLGGSHNFAADRAFADQVLEIAPSIPAVTRLNRSFLRRAVRYCLDQGIRQFLDLGSGIPTVGNTHQVAEAAGIPARVVYVDNEPVAYHHAQHVLGGSETATIIQADMRDLSAVLDHPDARRLLDFSRPVGLLAVGVLLYLEDPQPAELIRAYRQRLAPGSLVAVSTLTDEHASPALRSEMEMLRGAYEAAGEPVYPRDHAEILSWFDGLDLVEPGLVTLPEWHTQDPEELDDAARPLGYGAVARVP, from the coding sequence GTGTCGATCTTGGATCCGGTGCCGGCCTTGCCGGCGAGCGTGGACACCACTCAGCCGAGCGCCGCTCGCGCGTACGACTACTTCCTCGGCGGCTCGCACAACTTCGCCGCCGACCGCGCGTTCGCCGACCAGGTGCTGGAGATCGCACCGAGCATCCCGGCCGTGACCCGGTTGAACCGGTCGTTCCTGCGCCGCGCCGTGCGCTACTGCCTCGACCAGGGCATCCGCCAGTTCCTCGACCTCGGATCCGGCATCCCCACGGTCGGCAACACCCACCAGGTCGCCGAAGCCGCGGGCATCCCGGCCCGCGTGGTCTACGTCGACAACGAGCCGGTGGCCTACCACCACGCCCAGCACGTGCTGGGCGGGTCGGAGACGGCGACGATCATCCAGGCCGACATGCGCGACCTGTCGGCGGTGCTCGACCACCCGGACGCGCGCAGGCTGCTCGACTTCAGCCGGCCGGTCGGGCTGCTGGCCGTCGGCGTGCTGCTGTACCTCGAGGACCCGCAACCGGCGGAGCTGATCCGCGCCTACCGGCAGCGGCTCGCGCCCGGTTCGCTCGTCGCCGTGTCCACGCTGACCGACGAGCACGCCTCGCCTGCGCTGCGTTCCGAGATGGAGATGCTGCGCGGTGCGTACGAGGCCGCCGGCGAGCCCGTGTACCCGCGCGACCACGCCGAGATCCTGTCCTGGTTCGACGGCCTCGACCTGGTCGAGCCGGGCCTGGTCACGCTGCCCGAGTGGCACACCCAGGACCCGGAAGAGCTCGACGACGCGGCCAGGCCGCTCGGCTACGGCGCGGTCGCACGAGTGCCCTGA
- a CDS encoding polyprenyl synthetase family protein, producing MTNAETRVAPAEFNSAELTDLLNREMRKRWSAAAERTEQMAGYALLAPGKMLRPMLLLASAEATGGDSTRLIPAALAVEYLHVATLVHDDIIDDDELRRGRATVHARFGMPDALVAGDFLILNMVSALLECEAVPPAGVLDAARVLATAGADVCRGQVREAELVGELSCPVEDYREMVALKTGALFRGACRAGAILGGAAAEDVEVATRYAEHLGLGFQIYDDLLPYLADSPTTGKPSTSDVANLRPTFPVLVGHQAAGDADRTRFAEALSGRMPAADAHRLMRELLTSTGALELSRKLAADEIAQARESIADLPGTAAVELMLAIAELSIDRNR from the coding sequence ATGACCAACGCCGAAACCCGCGTCGCGCCCGCCGAGTTCAACTCCGCCGAGCTCACCGACCTGCTCAACCGCGAGATGCGCAAGAGGTGGTCGGCGGCCGCCGAGCGGACCGAGCAGATGGCCGGCTACGCGCTGCTGGCGCCCGGCAAGATGCTGCGGCCGATGCTGCTGCTCGCCTCGGCCGAGGCCACCGGCGGCGACAGCACCCGCCTGATCCCCGCCGCCTTGGCCGTGGAGTACCTGCACGTGGCGACGCTGGTGCACGACGACATCATCGACGACGACGAGCTGCGCCGGGGCCGGGCGACCGTGCACGCCCGCTTCGGCATGCCCGATGCCCTGGTCGCCGGTGACTTCCTGATCCTGAACATGGTCAGCGCGCTGCTCGAATGCGAGGCGGTGCCGCCCGCCGGCGTGCTCGACGCGGCCCGGGTGCTGGCCACCGCGGGAGCCGACGTCTGCCGGGGGCAGGTCCGGGAAGCCGAGCTGGTCGGCGAGCTGAGCTGCCCGGTCGAGGACTACCGGGAGATGGTCGCGCTCAAGACCGGCGCGCTGTTCCGGGGTGCCTGCCGGGCCGGGGCGATCCTCGGTGGTGCCGCCGCCGAGGACGTCGAGGTCGCCACGCGCTACGCCGAGCACCTGGGCCTGGGCTTCCAGATCTACGACGACCTGCTGCCCTACCTGGCGGACTCCCCGACGACCGGCAAGCCCAGCACCAGCGACGTGGCCAACCTGCGCCCGACGTTCCCGGTGCTCGTCGGCCACCAGGCCGCCGGGGACGCCGACCGGACCCGGTTCGCCGAGGCGTTGTCCGGCCGGATGCCCGCGGCGGACGCGCACCGGCTCATGCGGGAGCTGCTGACCAGCACCGGAGCGCTGGAGCTCAGCCGCAAACTCGCCGCCGACGAGATAGCCCAGGCCCGCGAGAGCATCGCGGACCTGCCGGGAACGGCCGCGGTCGAACTGATGCTGGCCATCGCCGAGCTGTCCATCGACCGGAACCGGTAG
- a CDS encoding FAD-dependent oxidoreductase — translation MVCGAGVGGLAAAHALGSLGLRVLIAEKQPRVPRVPKGEVLQPGALKILDEWGVTKLLERQGAVRLSALIAGEGSGEGRMSLDYTQLPDETNWLLSADHETILGALIDGLPENVSLRRGVSVREALRDDTGRITGLAVREAGSDREIRAPLVIAADGVSSKLRKSVGIGANRKDYPHRLVALDIPDVPGAEAAVAAYVTDRGLRMRYPLPGNRVRLYVQAEPDELRGMDHDGLQRWADALIAELPELAAFEGQLRSSLAGRQLLPVGRFVADGLFAPGMALIGEAAHSVHPMAAQGMNSAIYDANALRGCLAGRSLDASDVDSALREYQQRRMPELVQIGKISHNAARMLTDLSWVGRTLGRRALRNTGANQRLSFTVMHNLAGLGLHPLSTFDRLCQLGLLPDPRARRRPRWA, via the coding sequence GTGGTGTGCGGGGCGGGTGTGGGCGGTCTGGCCGCCGCGCACGCGCTGGGTTCGCTGGGGCTGCGGGTCCTGATCGCCGAGAAGCAGCCCAGGGTGCCCCGGGTGCCGAAGGGCGAGGTGCTGCAGCCCGGAGCGCTCAAGATCCTCGACGAGTGGGGCGTCACCAAGCTCCTGGAGCGCCAGGGCGCGGTGCGGCTCTCCGCGCTCATCGCCGGTGAGGGCAGCGGCGAGGGCCGGATGTCGCTGGACTACACGCAGTTGCCCGACGAGACCAACTGGCTGCTCTCCGCCGACCACGAGACGATCCTGGGTGCGCTCATCGACGGCCTGCCGGAGAACGTCTCGCTGCGCCGGGGAGTGAGCGTCCGCGAGGCACTCCGCGACGACACCGGACGGATCACCGGGCTGGCCGTGCGGGAGGCCGGTTCCGACCGCGAGATCCGCGCACCGCTGGTGATCGCCGCCGACGGCGTCTCGTCGAAGCTCCGGAAGTCGGTCGGCATCGGGGCGAACCGGAAGGACTACCCGCACCGGCTGGTCGCCCTGGACATCCCCGACGTGCCCGGCGCGGAGGCGGCGGTGGCCGCCTACGTCACCGACCGCGGGCTGCGGATGCGCTATCCGCTGCCCGGCAACCGGGTCCGGCTCTACGTCCAGGCGGAGCCGGACGAGCTGCGCGGGATGGACCACGACGGGTTGCAGCGCTGGGCCGACGCGCTGATCGCGGAGCTGCCCGAGCTGGCGGCGTTCGAGGGCCAGCTGCGGAGCAGCCTCGCCGGGCGGCAGCTGCTGCCGGTCGGCCGGTTCGTCGCCGACGGCCTGTTCGCCCCCGGCATGGCGCTGATCGGTGAGGCCGCGCACTCCGTGCACCCGATGGCGGCCCAGGGCATGAACAGCGCCATCTACGACGCCAATGCCCTGCGCGGCTGCCTCGCCGGACGCTCCCTCGACGCGTCCGATGTGGACTCCGCGCTGCGCGAGTACCAGCAGCGGCGCATGCCCGAGCTGGTGCAGATCGGCAAGATCAGCCACAACGCCGCGCGCATGCTGACCGACCTGTCGTGGGTGGGGCGCACGCTCGGCCGGCGCGCCCTGCGCAACACCGGGGCCAACCAGCGGCTCAGCTTCACCGTGATGCACAACCTGGCCGGGCTCGGCCTGCACCCGCTCTCGACGTTCGACCGGCTGTGCCAGCTCGGGTTGCTACCGGATCCGCGGGCACGGCGCCGGCCCAGGTGGGCATGA
- a CDS encoding methyltransferase, giving the protein MDSAGSQGDLADSSRELAKLIDLATPFAIRVAVTMRLPELVSEGRTGLDELAAATGAHRGSLDRLLRHLVHIGLFSEAEPGVYGLTALSRQLLSEDGAWIRNWLDLEGPGTRMDLAFSGMLHSIRTGGSAYGAVHGTPFWDDYQRNDDLRRFFGDVMTAHAWQTGPVLAAEFDWSGVRTVIDVGGGQGALLAEIVRANPHLDGEVLDLPAVEPEADQALSEAGVAERISFVPGSFFDPLPPGRDVYVVSRVLTDWSDEDAVRILQRCAEAAGERSRVLIVEVLAGDSHAKYNTSFDLQSLVLLGGQERSVADFEALVGKAGLNLIASRSWPGGLVVVESRPRR; this is encoded by the coding sequence ATGGATTCCGCAGGATCTCAGGGCGATCTCGCCGATTCGAGTCGCGAGCTGGCGAAACTCATCGATCTGGCAACGCCTTTCGCCATCCGCGTCGCGGTGACGATGCGGTTGCCGGAGCTGGTCTCCGAGGGCAGGACCGGGCTCGACGAGCTCGCGGCCGCCACGGGTGCGCACCGGGGCTCCCTGGACCGGCTGCTGCGCCACCTCGTCCACATCGGACTGTTCAGCGAGGCGGAGCCTGGTGTCTACGGCCTCACGGCGCTGTCCCGCCAGCTGCTCTCCGAGGACGGCGCATGGATCCGGAACTGGCTCGACCTGGAGGGGCCGGGCACCCGGATGGACCTGGCCTTCAGCGGCATGCTGCACTCCATCCGCACCGGCGGATCGGCCTACGGCGCGGTGCACGGCACCCCGTTCTGGGACGACTACCAGCGCAACGACGACCTGCGCCGCTTCTTCGGCGACGTCATGACCGCCCACGCCTGGCAGACCGGGCCGGTGCTGGCCGCGGAGTTCGACTGGTCGGGTGTGCGGACCGTCATCGACGTCGGCGGCGGGCAGGGCGCGCTGCTCGCCGAGATCGTCCGGGCGAACCCGCACCTCGACGGCGAGGTGCTGGACCTGCCCGCGGTCGAGCCCGAGGCCGACCAGGCCCTGAGCGAGGCGGGCGTGGCGGAGCGGATCTCGTTCGTGCCTGGCAGCTTCTTCGACCCGCTGCCGCCGGGCCGGGACGTCTACGTGGTCTCCCGCGTGCTCACCGACTGGAGCGACGAGGACGCGGTGCGGATCCTGCAGCGCTGCGCCGAAGCCGCCGGCGAGCGCAGCCGGGTGCTGATCGTGGAGGTCCTCGCAGGTGATTCCCACGCCAAGTACAACACCTCCTTCGACCTGCAGTCGCTGGTCCTGCTCGGCGGCCAGGAGCGCAGCGTCGCGGACTTCGAGGCGCTGGTGGGCAAGGCGGGGCTGAACCTGATCGCGTCCCGCAGCTGGCCGGGCGGCCTCGTCGTCGTGGAGTCCAGGCCGCGGCGGTGA